DNA sequence from the Glycine soja cultivar W05 chromosome 18, ASM419377v2, whole genome shotgun sequence genome:
ACATTTTGGTATAATTTTCTTAACTTATTGACTCCTTAACTCAGTAGTAATAAATTCAAGAATTTATcgaatttacttaaaatttattgagtttacccaaaatatactaaaaaaagagttaacATAGAAGTCAACTCACaggaataaataataaactCATAAAATCGTAAGAATTAAGAAGTTAACTTAATTTGATAACCATGATTATATTATATCGGTCACACCGTACAAAAATATATACGTActcattgattttaattatttttattttcaagacaAGAAGTAGAAGAAAAAAGTTTGCCTTTTTGGTATGCATTTTCCTTACAAGTAGCTAATTAACTGTCCTATAAGACTGGGTCTTTATAAGACCATTGATCATGAGTATCTTTTTTCTACCACTAGTGGGCATGAATTACTCTTGTCACCCGAACAAACCGCTGAGGAGCactatatatacatattcatAATGATTTACAATACAACAAAACCTCATACGATTCCCTAACAGAGAAAAGAAATTAGAAACTAATTTCAAGACACATTAAGACAATGGCAAGCTTCACCCTAGTCACATCCCTCCCAAAGTTTGGCCATGCTGGAGCAGCAATTGCTAGGACTCGTGTCTGGAATCCTAGGGTTTTCGCAGCTGCTACACCTAGAACTATCCAagtaaataattcaaatttgtgtttatatatatgtaataatatgtgtgtgtgattaattataatttgaggaaaatggaaaaagaaagttGAATATGGCTTATAgtctaattattatattttccagtttatatattaatattctttCCAAAATCTTTTGCTTTACCAATTCTACTATCTTAATTTGTAGGTTCCAAGAGAAGGACCAGCAACCGCTGAAGGCACCACACAAGGAGCTAGTGAAACAGTCAATAACAGTTTGAACGAAGCGCAAGACAAGGCTTACACCACAGCGGAACATGTAATATTACTAGCTAGTGACAGTATCAATGCATGAGGGTAGCCAACTCATAAAATCAACCATTGTCTAGCCAATCAGTTATTGATTAGACTGAAATTGGACTCAAATATTTTAAGGTCTCAAGTAGTTTAATTGtgcatgaaaaaataataattgaaaagatAAATCTCAATAAAGATCATCAGTAagatattttaacaaatattactcttaataaaattgataaatactaTCACCAAATACGTAGGTTGTTTAATATTggattattttaacttaatcaaAAGTCTCacgattaaattttgaatatctAGTTGTATTAAATACTTGAAGGAAATTTTTTTACGGATCATAATAGTTTTATCTAGCTTAAACATGTGATTACCTTAAGTTGGAGATATTTGtgatctaaataaaaaaatttggtgaATATTTCACACTAATGACattgttgaaataaataaagccaaattgaaagaaagaatacactataatattaaaatttaatttgttaaatgttTCACACttatactaaaaaattaattcatatatatacactattttttttaaatcctaaTTGATCTTTAATATTCAAACAGGTGGCTAACAAGACAAATGAGGTGGCTGGTCAGATGTCAGCAAGTGCTCAAAATATGGCTGGTAAAGCAAAACAGACAATGCAAGAGGCATGGGAATTCAGTAAGAACAAAGCCAATACCGTGGTAGGAAAGACTAAAGAATCAGCTGAACACGCCAAAGATAATGTGGTAGGAAAGACTAAAGAATCAGCTGAATACGTCAAAGATAATGCAGAGGCAGTGAAGAAGAACATGAACTCAAAGAACTGATTTAATGTCTCCATCATATTTCATGGTTACCATTTaagcactttttttttcttttttctttttatactaatttcattttgttatgcATGGCATCAAATATGGAGAGGATCGATCGATATGTCTCTTCCCATGTGCCATTGATTAGTTTGAAACAAAAACTCATTTTGTTtcaattatcaataaatatttaagcctTTCATTCTCTTGTTGTCTCTGTTGAAAAATGTCTATTCGTTAAAGTAAATTAGAGTAACAATAtttgttcttaaaaaattactttattttaagctatttcttaatcttaaaagtgaaatttcaataattaattaattaaatttaataatatttggttTTGACATATGAAAGTTTATTACCTCTAATAacctataaatttaaaatcatttttaattaaaatataaaatattatattattaaataatataacaatattGCCCTATAAGCATATATGCTAGATCATAGGATTTATTAAatctataatataaataaataatttttcaaaaaataaattatattttagatttataataaataatttatattgtgatacattattatttttatttattgataatttctattttaaaagtaaaatttaagttAGAATCAAAGATGttgaaaatgataaattgaAAGAATCTGCAGAAAAGATAAATTGCGTGTGAATGAGAAGGGTGCTCGATGTTATATGAAACAACAAAttagggaattttttttttctagagttACAAAACGAAATATACAAAATgtaacaagtaaaaaaaatccttgggTTCATGTAATTTACTActctaacttttttaatttgctttattctctaatttattttcatgttaataTTTATCCAAACTTTTAATTTGTTCAATTTGGTTTATTCTTTTAggtgtttaaattatttttttcatataaaaaattatctgcTAACTTTGCTCTATCTTTTACTCCCTCTAtcttatgataattattatgtaagaaaaaaataaatttaaaaatatttgtcattttaacttgttaatgtaatattaattatttttctcactGCTAAACATGCATTTGTTTGAATGAGTTGATCACTATTACTACTTTATCACTAAAAATAGTATAGATAGTGTATAACTTGtagataaaaaattcaaaaatcttAAGGATTATTTAGGATGATTGTGAATTTTtagatccaatttttttttaaaatatatttttgactaaaatgtaattgaattaattgtttttaatcaaacTTTGTATAGACCTAACTTGTTAAATCAAtgtataatttctttatttgctAAAACCCAAtcaattgataaagaaaaaaatgaaataagttgTTAGTCTTATGGGTATTTAGTATTCACAACCCAACTTGAgttgaatttaataaaattaaaatttattatctgaactaatcaaaataatttggattgaattgagttaattttatttaatttttctattaaattcAAATCGAACCAGCTTGATCAATAACAAGTTGGGTTAGGTCTCTGGaaacaaagttttaaatttttttaaaaaaattgtgatttttccttaccattttaataaatttttgtggggataaaattggaaaaaatgtTACTCCCTGAATATAACCATAATAATCAAGGTTCTCCATAAACTCAAATAATTGTATaagacttcttttttttctttttttaactcatttttttattagaatatgCATTTTGATATTTGTTCTTTGGATGGACAAATAAACATTGTACACTTGAATAATATACTTCGACTATTTGGACTATgcttattgtttaaaaaaaatgcttcttGATATCAACGTAGCACATAAagccaataaataaaatacaataaattctgCAATCGACCGAATCAACcagctttattttaaaatgttatataagaaacatatataataaattaaaataaaaattgtcatattaacaaatttgatttgattggtTTGGGTTATACCAAAACAACTCAAAGTTTCAAACCAAAGCATTTAGGCTAGCTAGGTTGGATTAGCTATAATTCGTGAATGCTTATACATATATGAACACACAGTCTTAATTatgcatgaaaaataaaataaaataaaaatataactttgaatagtcgatttttccaaaaactgacttctcaacaattttttttaattaagtagtTCGTTTGAACCAATCAAACTTTctaccatataaaaaaaattggaaattaaagaaaaaaacgtgtggtaaagaaatttaaaacttaCGTGTTTTATGCAGAAAACTACCAAAACAATCGTTgtcttctttcattttgtttttatttttcctttttaagagTGAGACACCTCGTGAAAGTATATACGTTGTCGAATCTGGAAACATCACAACATCTCAACGTTATACGACGGTCGTGTTGTTGAAAAAATTGAATCTTTAATAGATTCTATTTTCGAGTGAATGGTAGATTAATTGATAGATAAAAAGagaagttaaattaattatgataataaaaactcacattaattaattatcataataaaaactcacatttttaaaaaatactaataaaaactCTCAAATAGCtgaattaatatttatgatATCATAGTCATGATATGTCAGTGAAACTGAAAGTGATGATAACTCAATGGTAATGCGGTAAAGACCATGGAAAAATACAGaaaatctttaaaaatgaaCAAGCTATAACGACAGTGGAATAAATATTAAGTAAATATAGACTTgcactataaataattttaatattatcatcGATCACAAatcgttatatataataaatttattaaataacaataattactGCAACTTAATGAAATACTGTCAAAgtcatatttatcatataatttttagtctagtataaaaatttaacactgataatacataaaaagaaattaatgtcATAAAAATAATGGATTATGTTTCATTTTGGTGCATATGAGAGGGTAAAGGGCCCCAAGAAAAACTATATACCAAATTACCAATACTACACGCCATCAAAGGGAAGAATCCAAAAATGAAAAGCAATAGGGATCAAGAATCAATAATCGATCATGTCACCTTCACAGGGACTAATCCCTCTTAAGGCAATCCATTAGAGTCATGAGAACGGGGAGGAATATAGTGTACATCCActttattgttaataaaaaatttaaatatatttttattcttttaaattctggtaattgttttttaagtcttttaaaaaagaatttatttttattaatcttttaaatttttgaaaagatgttttttgtccttctcattttttttttattaatgatatcACAATTTGTCAccatcaaaaatattttttttaaaaataaaattccttaaaaatgatttgttaaaatttaaaatagtgatAATTctacatctattttttttcttatttaaaaccaacaaaatatgtaaaaaatggCCACTATATCATACGAGTAAAATATTTTGACggtttaaattttcaaaaatcattttaaaaagaattagaaaataaattttggcAGTTAAAAATTGTGTAAACTATAAACACAttgaaaaaaagactaaaagtagctttttaaaaaatttgaggaactataaaaatattattttttaaagacaaaataattatctaaatttaagggaataaaacatatttaagtcataATAAGATTCAATTTTAATCCATATACTCTGCAAAGCCCTTTCAGGCAATGCTTGATAGATAATGTTTTGAAGTTTTtaggaaaatatttaaatagggatgctaaatttttataattagtatttaaaaaaacattaagaaattatatggttagagaaaatattaattttattttcatttttaattggaaagatgttattttatttgcaaagatttgttctttttccttctttattttctattttaatgacaaaaatgttattttcaccACTATtgacaaaaatgtaattttcttaactttttattCTTTGTCTTCTCTTTCATATTCTATcaagttgatgatttctcttaTTAAAGGGTGAGAAATTCCTAAactgaattatttataattatatattattgatttcttgttattaattcaaaattatagtATTTTCATATGCAGTGAGTGTAGCTCAATAGACGCAtgaaatttatagaaaaagacCATAATATAACCTATATATAAGTCACGCAaacagcttttttttttctaaagttttttaacaatatttcttttagcacctgatcataaattttttctaagtcaataaaaattatatgtaagtcgttttgttttttctatcaacctttgtaaaagataaaatgtaTTTGTAGATCTTCTCTGACATAAAAACAAAttgattatttgaaaattttacatCCATCACTTTAATTATGATCCTTGTCCATAAAATTACAAACCATTTTTCTTCTAACTTTTCCTTTTATACCAAAGGTTAGAACCTCTCATATCTATCTCCTTAACTGTCTATCCAACTCATTAGTCTCTTGTAGGAATATAATATCCACTACTTTCATTGACTAACTTGTCAACTTACcaatatttcaaataataaatttgatccAACACTTAAAGTGTGTTTGATTTAATGtttgaaaactaaattaaaattcactCTTCATAGAAAGTTGTGCATATAAGTTTGAcaaatcatttttgcatttaagTTAAACatgaatatcatcaaaataaagatTGAGTTTGAAGTTATTCCTTACTTTTTTGTTGAACATAGAAAGTTTCAAACATAAATTAAGTtatattaaacttatttttaattaaaatcaagtTTATAAAGTTGAGTTTAACTAAACTCTACTATTTCAACTGGAATCCAAATTTTCACTTAGGagctagcttttttttttttttttacctatattcatccaaaaaaatgtaaagacctttgcttattcaacaatATATCTAGGTATTGATACAATGACTCTAGCTCATCCAACACTATACTTGAATGATACAATACATTATTTCGGTTATCAACTTAGCATTAGCACAAATCCATTGTGAATGATTCATATTCGGCATATATTgtagaggaaaaaaaagtatattctataatttataatataaaattgactATATACAAGTAGATTTGTTGGACCATACAAACGTTACTCATTTCGACCCAAAAAAACGTGGATTGTACACCCCCAAACAGAAAGAACGTGGCTTACTCTAATACGAACAAAACCATAGTTATAgacgggaaaaaaaaaagggataaaGAACAAAACAATAGTCCAGAAACAGCATCTAACCAACTTGTTCACCGTTGGTTACTCAAGATTCCACTGAGAAGCTTACACACGGTACACACTACACACTACACAGTACCAAGTATTGTGCTGTGTGCATTAACCGCTTACACGGCTACACTTATCCGTTTCCCACTTTTTCATTCAGCGACAACAACAGCAACACTTTTTTGTGCCATCCATGGCTTCCCACGTTGCTCTTCTTCGTGTCCCTCCTCCTCTTTCAATCTCCACTCAACGCTTCCATGCCAAACAGATTTGCATAAACGGACTCAAACTCACCaacacttcttcttcttcttcttcttcttcttgttttccATGTTCCATAACAACACAAAGAGGGTCTTGTTCCTCTGTGATTACATGTTCATCTTCAAATGGCAGAGACCCAAATTCGGTGGATGAGGAAGATGTAAAACAAGTGGAGCGCATTCTCGAAGAGAAACGACGAGCTGCATTGTCTGCTAAGATTGCCTCTGGGGAATTCACCGTGAAGCAGAAATCTGGGTATGcataaaaaaaacctttaaagtttcaaaattttcatttttccatcggaattttccttttttttttgtgttaataCAATAATGGGGTAGTTGTTAACATCCCCATGCGTCTTCAATTTCGGTCTAACTATAGTGCGGTGTATAATTTAAATTGGGTATAGTCAAAGAgtggtttttgtttatttatatgttCTCTTTTTCTGTTGGGTTTGATCTAGTTTACTTTCAATAATGGAGGGCTTGGCAAAGGTGGGGGTGCCCAATGAAGTTCTGGAATTTTTGTTTGGTTGGTTTGAAGGGGGTGGCGAGCACCCGAAAATTCCTGAGGCAAAAGGGTCAATCAAAGCTGTTCGAAGTGTGGCCTTCTTCATTCCCTTGTATGAACTTTACCTCACATATGGTGGGATTTTTAGGTTGACCTTTGGACCAAAGGTTagttctgtttttcttttttcttttagctgAAATGTAGTTTATTTCTCTTTGCAAACAATGCTTTATGTGGGAtaacaaggttttaaattgcgggCGTCATTTTATCATGTTCCTTGATATTGAGGGAAATTGCAGACAAATGGGGTCGATGTGACCACAATTGCAGTCACTTTGTGGTTTCGGAGACCCCATGAACCTTGATGTTGAGGTCGAAATTGCAGTCGTGGACCCTTTTTCAAAACCTTGTGGGATACCAATGGGGTTTGACTTACTTGCTTGACCTTACTTTTATGATATTTGCATGACTTGGGTTTAAGTTTTCAGGAGTTCCCCAATGGTAGGTGATTTGTAATCCCATTATGGTTTGCCATGGcattggaaaagggagaaattCCCTTAAATCTGAACTTTATCAATGAACAAAAGGGCACT
Encoded proteins:
- the LOC114395150 gene encoding uncharacterized protein At4g13230-like; translated protein: MASFTLVTSLPKFGHAGAAIARTRVWNPRVFAAATPRTIQVPREGPATAEGTTQGASETVNNSLNEAQDKAYTTAEHVANKTNEVAGQMSASAQNMAGKAKQTMQEAWEFSKNKANTVVGKTKESAEHAKDNVVGKTKESAEYVKDNAEAVKKNMNSKN